Within Theobroma cacao cultivar B97-61/B2 unplaced genomic scaffold, Criollo_cocoa_genome_V2, whole genome shotgun sequence, the genomic segment AATACGAGCGTGCCTTGGTGAGCATCGAGTATGTGCGTGTGAACAATATTGATAAAAGGACTCCTGGTCACCTCTACGGAACAGTAAAGGTCAAGGACTTCTGGGGCCTTCATACGGTGTATGATCGGAGTTCAAGTGACTATGAGAGCAAAGGTCCTGGCGAATTTGCCACATTGACAGGCCCTTCTGATGCTATTTCGGGCTATGATGTGTTTATTATCAGCGTCAGTTTGTGGCACCATGACAGCTTGTCCCCCAAGGATGAGATTGCTCAAGGTGACATCGTGTGGGAACCAAGAAATGAGAATCTAACTTTCGCCAATTACGACAAGCGTTTGGAGAAGGTTGTGTTTGGTCAATATGGCAGTGTTACAGTGGGTTACTCCGTAATAAGATATGCTCTTAACGCCACTGTCAAAGTTGTGCTGATCAACGGGGATAATAAATCGCCGGCGGATGTGCATGGAACAATTAAAGCTTCGCAGGTTAT encodes:
- the LOC18593551 gene encoding uncharacterized protein LOC18593551, with product MAGRHTSIANTAAVAAAATNVQYERALVSIEYVRVNNIDKRTPGHLYGTVKVKDFWGLHTVYDRSSSDYESKGPGEFATLTGPSDAISGYDVFIISVSLWHHDSLSPKDEIAQGDIVWEPRNENLTFANYDKRLEKVVFGQYGSVTVGYSVIRYALNATVKVVLINGDNKSPADVHGTIKASQVIGVSETSLTLFEKSSGEYVQVSPNQSIPLTRSVVVAPASSGLTIMADLWNYDTLSPGHQIAKGSAHFDAVVGTQIKSIYSQHGEVQVSVTCE